Proteins from a single region of Lysinibacillus sp. JNUCC-52:
- a CDS encoding ABC transporter permease yields MSFLEMLYFIIPSAILYATPLIFTAIGGVFSERSGVVNIGLEGLMIVGAFVGIFVNLEFAAQLGSATVWVAMLAAVIVGGIFSLLHAVASISFRADQTVSGVAINLLGLAVTVFLVKLIYDKGQTDMIDQPIRRFGIPYLEDIPFFGRLLFHDVYSTSILAFAVAIGAWFVIYKTPFGLRLRAVGEHPMAADTMGVKVNKMRYIAVVISGALGGLGGAVYAQTITHDFSHATIAGQGFMSLAAMIFGKWHPIGALGAALFFGLAQTLSIAGNQIPYVQEIPAVYLQILPYVLTIFALAGFIGKANAPKASGQPYIKGKR; encoded by the coding sequence ATGAGCTTTTTAGAAATGTTATATTTCATCATCCCTTCTGCAATCCTTTATGCGACACCATTAATTTTCACTGCTATTGGTGGTGTATTCTCTGAGCGTTCAGGTGTTGTTAACATCGGGCTAGAAGGTTTAATGATTGTCGGCGCATTTGTTGGTATTTTTGTCAATTTAGAGTTTGCAGCACAATTAGGTTCTGCAACAGTATGGGTAGCTATGCTGGCAGCTGTTATTGTAGGTGGAATCTTCTCCTTGCTACATGCGGTGGCATCTATCTCTTTCCGTGCCGATCAAACGGTATCAGGGGTAGCAATCAACTTACTTGGTTTAGCTGTTACTGTATTCTTAGTAAAATTGATTTATGATAAAGGTCAAACAGATATGATTGACCAACCGATCCGTCGATTTGGCATTCCATATTTAGAGGATATTCCGTTCTTTGGACGTTTATTATTCCATGATGTCTATAGCACATCGATTTTAGCCTTTGCTGTGGCAATAGGTGCTTGGTTTGTTATTTATAAAACACCATTTGGACTACGCTTACGTGCAGTAGGGGAACATCCAATGGCTGCAGATACAATGGGTGTTAAAGTAAATAAAATGCGTTATATTGCCGTAGTTATTTCAGGAGCACTTGGTGGTCTTGGTGGTGCGGTTTATGCGCAAACAATTACACATGATTTTTCTCACGCAACAATTGCTGGTCAAGGGTTTATGTCACTTGCAGCAATGATCTTTGGTAAATGGCATCCAATCGGTGCACTTGGGGCAGCATTGTTCTTTGGTTTAGCGCAAACATTAAGTATTGCAGGGAACCAAATTCCATATGTGCAAGAAATCCCAGCAGTGTATTTACAAATATTACCTTACGTGTTAACGATTTTTGCGTTAGCAGGATTTATTGGTAAAGCAAATGCACCAAAAGCAAGTGGTCAACCATATATTAAAGGCAAACGATAA
- a CDS encoding BMP family lipoprotein, which yields MKKRKFGLVLSSVLAASAILGACGAKDEEKPAKDNAASGDKNTEETFSVGMVTDVGGVDDKSFNQSAWEGVQAYGKEHNLKKGDGFDYLQSASDADYETNLNNLIRRDFNLVFGIGFMMADAIEAVATENPDNHFALIDAEVKDENVVSVLFKEQEGAFLAGVAAAKMSKSGKIGFVGGVDIPVINRFEAGFVEGAKAVNPDIEIQRNYTGAFDKADLGKIAANSMYSSGVDIIFHAAGATGNGVFSEAKERKAKDPNANVWVIGVDADQYDEGKVDDKTNITLTSMLKGVNEAVVDISNKAKNGEFPGGTTVVYGLAEDGVKLADSRGAIPADVQAVIDEYKEKIASGEIVVPEKVEK from the coding sequence ATGAAAAAACGTAAATTTGGTTTAGTATTATCTTCAGTTTTAGCTGCAAGTGCAATTTTAGGTGCATGTGGTGCGAAAGACGAAGAAAAACCTGCAAAAGACAATGCGGCATCAGGAGACAAAAACACTGAGGAAACTTTCTCAGTAGGTATGGTTACTGACGTAGGTGGCGTTGATGACAAATCATTTAACCAATCTGCTTGGGAAGGTGTTCAAGCTTATGGTAAAGAGCACAACCTGAAAAAAGGTGATGGATTCGACTACTTACAATCAGCTTCTGACGCTGACTATGAAACAAACTTAAACAACTTAATTCGTCGTGACTTTAACTTAGTATTCGGTATTGGTTTCATGATGGCTGATGCAATTGAAGCAGTAGCAACAGAAAACCCAGACAATCATTTTGCATTAATCGATGCTGAAGTAAAAGACGAAAACGTTGTATCTGTTCTTTTCAAAGAGCAAGAAGGCGCATTCTTAGCGGGTGTAGCTGCTGCTAAAATGTCTAAATCAGGTAAAATCGGTTTCGTAGGTGGCGTAGATATTCCAGTAATCAATCGTTTTGAAGCTGGTTTCGTTGAAGGTGCTAAAGCTGTTAACCCTGATATCGAAATTCAACGCAACTATACAGGTGCATTTGACAAAGCGGATCTTGGTAAAATCGCTGCAAACAGCATGTACTCTTCAGGCGTAGATATTATCTTCCACGCTGCAGGTGCAACTGGTAACGGTGTATTCTCTGAAGCTAAAGAACGTAAAGCAAAAGATCCTAATGCCAATGTTTGGGTAATCGGTGTAGACGCTGACCAATACGATGAAGGTAAAGTAGATGATAAAACAAACATTACTTTAACTTCTATGTTAAAAGGTGTTAACGAAGCAGTAGTAGATATTTCTAACAAAGCGAAAAATGGTGAATTCCCAGGTGGTACAACAGTTGTTTACGGTCTAGCTGAAGACGGCGTTAAACTTGCTGACTCTCGTGGTGCAATTCCAGCAGACGTACAAGCTGTTATTGACGAATATAAAGAAAAAATTGCTAGCGGTGAAATCGTAGTTCCAGAAAAAGTGGAAAAATAA
- a CDS encoding ABC transporter permease yields MSNRVINILVPIISIIIGLIVGAIVMVVSGYDPILGYSALWTGIFGDSYSIGNTIRQITPYILAGLAVAFAFRTGLFNIGVEGQLILGWLAAAWVGYAFDLPKIIHLPLALLAAAAAGAFWAFIAGFLKAKFKVHEVIATIMLNYTALYIANAVIKKLSDGSFKTERVLESASLRSPFLRELTDNSSLHYGILVALLMVVVMWFILEKTTRGYELKAVGFNQNAADYAGMSVNKNVILAMTISGMFAGLGGAMEALGTFQNASIKAGFTGIGFDGIAVALLGANTPLGVVFGASLFGSLKYGALNMPNAAGIPEEIVSIIIALIIFFVASGYVIRVGLQKLSKKKEGQ; encoded by the coding sequence ATGTCAAATCGTGTCATTAATATACTCGTTCCTATCATCTCTATTATTATCGGTTTAATTGTAGGTGCTATCGTAATGGTAGTCAGCGGCTATGATCCTATATTAGGATATAGTGCACTTTGGACAGGTATTTTTGGAGATTCATATTCAATAGGGAACACGATCCGTCAAATCACACCATATATCTTGGCAGGTCTTGCGGTAGCATTTGCCTTCCGTACAGGGTTATTCAATATCGGTGTTGAAGGTCAATTAATTTTAGGTTGGCTTGCAGCAGCATGGGTAGGCTATGCTTTTGATTTACCAAAAATTATTCACTTACCATTAGCGTTGCTAGCAGCGGCGGCGGCGGGTGCATTTTGGGCCTTTATTGCAGGTTTCTTAAAAGCGAAATTTAAAGTTCATGAAGTAATTGCGACAATTATGTTAAACTATACAGCGCTTTATATTGCAAACGCTGTAATTAAAAAATTGTCAGATGGAAGCTTTAAAACAGAACGTGTTCTTGAATCCGCTTCATTACGTTCTCCGTTTTTAAGAGAGCTTACAGACAACTCAAGTCTTCACTATGGGATCCTAGTTGCACTTCTTATGGTAGTTGTAATGTGGTTCATTTTAGAAAAAACAACACGTGGTTATGAGCTTAAAGCAGTAGGCTTTAACCAAAATGCAGCAGATTATGCTGGTATGAGTGTCAATAAAAATGTCATTTTAGCTATGACAATTTCAGGTATGTTTGCAGGTCTTGGCGGTGCGATGGAGGCGCTTGGTACATTCCAAAATGCATCTATTAAAGCTGGCTTTACAGGGATTGGTTTTGACGGTATTGCCGTTGCCTTACTTGGTGCCAATACACCACTTGGCGTAGTATTTGGGGCTTCTTTATTTGGCTCATTAAAATACGGTGCTCTTAACATGCCGAATGCTGCAGGAATTCCAGAGGAAATTGTGTCTATCATTATTGCCTTAATTATCTTCTTTGTAGCATCAGGTTACGTCATTCGGGTTGGATTACAAAAGTTAAGTAAGAAAAAGGAGGGACAATAA
- a CDS encoding ABC transporter ATP-binding protein translates to MEYVIEMLGIRKEFGDFVANNNITLQLKKGEIHALLGENGAGKSTLMNVLFGLYQPEGGEICVRGKAVKITNPNVANDLGIGMVHQHFMLVENFTVTENIILGSEPTKMGVVNIKDAAKKVQALSEKYGLDVDPNAKIEDITVGMQQRVEILKTLYRGAEILIFDEPTASLTPQEITELIQIMRRLIAEGKSIILITHKLKEIMDVSDRVTIIRKGEGIGTVVTEETNPNHLAELMVGRQVEFKTEKIDANPTDEVLTIENLVVTDYRNIDKVKGLNLNVRKGEIVGIAGIDGNGQSELIEAITGLRKVKSGLVKFNGKDVTNMKPRKITEQGVGHIPQDRHKHGLVLDFPIGHNIVLQTYYQSPIAKGIVMDYKKVSEKANQIIKEYDVRTGNGEMTPARALSGGNQQKAIIGREIDRDPDLLIAALPTRGLDVGAIEFIHSRLIEQRDKGKAVLLISFELDEVMNVSDRIAVIYDGQIVDELNPKETTEQELGLLMAGQSKKNSTNIAKEGND, encoded by the coding sequence TTGGAATACGTGATTGAAATGCTTGGAATCCGCAAAGAGTTTGGTGATTTCGTAGCAAATAATAATATCACCCTCCAACTAAAAAAAGGCGAAATCCATGCGCTATTAGGAGAAAATGGTGCGGGTAAATCGACTTTAATGAACGTCCTTTTTGGTCTGTATCAGCCAGAAGGTGGAGAAATTTGTGTTCGTGGGAAAGCTGTTAAAATTACAAACCCGAATGTTGCCAATGATTTAGGGATTGGCATGGTGCATCAACACTTTATGTTGGTGGAAAACTTTACAGTAACAGAAAACATTATTTTAGGTTCAGAGCCTACTAAGATGGGCGTAGTCAATATTAAAGACGCAGCTAAAAAGGTGCAAGCGCTTTCTGAGAAATATGGTTTAGATGTAGATCCAAATGCTAAAATCGAAGATATTACAGTTGGTATGCAGCAACGTGTGGAGATTTTAAAAACACTATATCGTGGTGCAGAAATATTAATTTTCGATGAACCAACTGCTTCTTTAACACCACAAGAAATTACAGAGCTAATTCAAATAATGCGTCGACTAATCGCTGAAGGTAAATCGATTATATTAATTACGCATAAGCTTAAAGAAATTATGGATGTTTCTGACCGCGTAACAATTATTCGTAAAGGTGAAGGCATTGGGACGGTTGTTACAGAAGAGACAAACCCTAATCACTTAGCTGAGTTAATGGTTGGACGTCAAGTTGAGTTTAAAACAGAAAAAATCGATGCGAATCCAACTGATGAAGTACTGACAATTGAGAATTTAGTCGTAACTGACTATCGTAATATCGATAAAGTAAAAGGTCTTAACCTCAATGTACGTAAAGGTGAAATTGTTGGTATCGCTGGTATCGATGGCAATGGTCAATCGGAGTTAATCGAGGCTATTACAGGCTTGCGTAAAGTGAAAAGCGGTCTCGTGAAGTTTAACGGCAAAGATGTAACAAACATGAAACCACGTAAAATTACTGAACAGGGTGTTGGACATATCCCACAAGACCGTCATAAGCATGGTTTAGTATTAGACTTCCCAATTGGTCATAATATTGTACTTCAAACATATTACCAATCGCCAATTGCAAAAGGCATTGTTATGGATTATAAGAAAGTTTCAGAAAAAGCGAATCAAATTATTAAAGAATACGATGTGCGTACAGGTAATGGCGAAATGACGCCTGCACGGGCGCTATCAGGTGGTAACCAGCAAAAAGCGATTATTGGTCGTGAAATTGACCGAGATCCTGACTTATTAATTGCTGCACTACCGACACGTGGACTTGACGTAGGGGCAATTGAATTTATTCACTCTCGTCTAATCGAGCAACGTGATAAAGGAAAAGCCGTATTATTAATTTCATTTGAATTAGATGAAGTAATGAATGTTTCCGACCGTATCGCTGTTATTTATGATGGTCAAATTGTGGATGAATTAAATCCAAAAGAAACAACAGAGCAAGAGCTTGGTCTATTAATGGCGGGACAAAGTAAAAAAAATAGCACAAATATAGCGAAGGAGGGGAACGACTAA
- a CDS encoding GntR family transcriptional regulator, with amino-acid sequence MTIKADHRHLYLQVIDRLKSDIETGVFKENEKLPSEFELSKSLGVSRATLREALRLLEEENVIVRRHGVGTFVNPKPLFTSGIEHLSSISSMIETAGMEPGSRFLKATENIPSDEDLKRFQCDGEDKILTIERVRTADGEPVVYCIDKLPASFLPTDFVDKKEVSLFSALEQSGKIHVAYAVTYIDPVGYHEQASPILNCGRETALLVLKQLHYDDNDQVVLYSKNYFRADKFSFHVVRKRV; translated from the coding sequence GTGACTATAAAAGCAGATCATCGTCATCTCTATCTTCAAGTAATTGATCGTTTAAAGTCTGACATTGAGACGGGCGTTTTTAAAGAAAATGAAAAACTTCCTTCAGAGTTTGAATTATCGAAATCACTAGGGGTAAGTCGAGCAACACTTAGGGAAGCGCTTCGACTGTTGGAAGAGGAAAATGTGATTGTGCGTCGACATGGGGTTGGTACTTTTGTAAATCCTAAGCCGTTGTTTACTTCAGGCATCGAGCATTTATCCAGTATTTCTTCTATGATCGAAACAGCAGGTATGGAACCAGGGTCTCGTTTTTTAAAGGCAACGGAGAATATCCCTTCTGATGAAGATTTAAAACGCTTCCAATGTGATGGCGAGGATAAAATACTCACGATTGAACGTGTCAGAACTGCGGATGGTGAGCCAGTAGTTTATTGTATAGACAAATTACCAGCCAGCTTCCTGCCTACTGACTTTGTTGACAAAAAAGAAGTTTCACTTTTCTCTGCACTTGAACAATCGGGTAAAATTCATGTTGCCTATGCTGTAACTTATATTGATCCAGTTGGGTATCATGAACAAGCATCACCGATATTAAATTGTGGTCGTGAAACTGCTCTTTTAGTATTGAAACAGCTCCATTATGATGATAATGATCAAGTAGTGCTGTATTCAAAAAATTATTTCCGAGCTGATAAATTCAGCTTCCATGTAGTACGTAAACGGGTGTAG